From the genome of Eublepharis macularius isolate TG4126 chromosome 12, MPM_Emac_v1.0, whole genome shotgun sequence, one region includes:
- the ZPBP2 gene encoding zona pellucida-binding protein 2, giving the protein MQGGSGQLSFPLRISSQCLLLAVAVLLKTLTDPAQAENGADEAQYSVKLITKNYIYGKTEHKVNVYVKMHSDSPFLVCMDLTLSQSEVIDPSYLWIGPEGQILEKKKDVNLTATGKLMLLNFSERMSGSYTCTLSYRVVQEDMQVELERFKAYKFMVYAYREPDYTYQISVHFTTKECNFAANGEFFKELEKVLNNLISHLNCHIIDASYKCHSVKRPKHALADELFVTFQVNPFAPGWEAVCHQAVRDCEDVTNSRVQKARWLIEEFFRTQSYILKHKFQNTPAIHYIDHSFQVTRLDNCRPGFGKNDVIHNDCTNCCVACDPGTYSPDNSLVCLKCTNIRIKFYGAKSC; this is encoded by the exons ATGCAAGGGGGCAGTGGTCAGTTGTCCTTTCCTCTGCGCATCTCCTCCCAATGTCTCCTTCTTGCTGTAGCTGTCCTGCTAAAGACTCTCACAGACCCAGCCCAAG CAGAAAATGGAGCAGATGAGGCGCAATATTCTGTTAAGTTAATTACAAAGAATTACATTTACGGCAAGACTGAACATAAAG TAAACGTCTATGTGAAAATGCACAGTGACAGCCCCTTTCTAGTCTGCATGGACCTGACTCTTTCACAAAGTGAAGTCATAGACCCCAGCTACCTATGGATTGGGCCAGAGGGACAGATTCTAGAAA aaaaaaaagacGTGAATCTCACAGCAACTGGAAAGTTGATGCTACTCAATTTTAGTGAGCGCATGTCCGGATCTTACACGTGCACGCTTTCTTATAGAGTTGTCCAAGAGGACATGCAAGTTGAACTAGAAAGATTCAAGGCATACAAATTTATGGTTTACG cataTCGGGAGCCTGATTACACCTATCAAATATCTGTGCACTTTACGACCAAAGAGTGCAATTTTGCAGCCAACGGAGAATTCTTCAAAGAGCTAGAGAAAGTCCTGAACAATCTGATTTCCCACCTGAACTGCCACATCATAGATGCATCGTACAAATGTCACTCTGTCAAGAGACCCAAACATGCGCTGGCAGATGAGCTGTTTGTTACTTTTCAAG TCAACCCTTTTGCCCCTGGCTGGGAAGCTGTTTGCCATCAGGCCGTTCGTGACTGTGAAGATGTGACGAACAGCCGTGTCCAAAAG GCCCGATGGCTCATTGAAGAATTTTTTCGCACGCAGTCCTACATCTTGAAACAtaagtttcaaaacaccccagcAATTCATTACATAGACCATAGTTTTCAAGTCACTCGCCTTGACAACTGTCGCCCAGGATTTGGGAAAAATGATGTCATCCACAATGACTGCACAAATTGCTGTG TGGCCTGTGACCCAGGGACCTACAGCCCAGACAACAGCCTGGTTTGCCTGAAATGTACAAACATTCGGATTAAATTCTATGGAGCAAAATCTTGCTAA